One part of the Corynebacterium sp. CNCTC7651 genome encodes these proteins:
- the mnmA gene encoding tRNA 2-thiouridine(34) synthase MnmA, giving the protein MRILVAMSGGVDSSVAAARLVEAGHDVVGVHLALSKDARQTRESARGCCSLEDAADARRVCDKLGIPFYVWDFSDRFKEDVIDDFVGSYARGETPNPCLRCNEKIKFAALLDRALALGFDAVATGHYARIDSDGHLRRSTDPLKDQSYVLGVLTREELDHCIFPVGDTEKPQIREEAARYGFSTASKPDSYDICFIPDGDTQAFLGRSIGLRPGMVVDQEGRELKEHDGAFQYTIGQRKGLNIRVPAADGKPRYVTDVDASTGTVTVGPREALRVTTIAADRLKVLHPAMVGAGAGVGASAGTKAGAGTDAGAGTDAGAGTGEATRFKALVQIRAHGGVVGCTATVDVAAGNGGEMVLELKEPLEGVARGQAAVLYLPDPDGLGDIVLGSGTICGTA; this is encoded by the coding sequence ATGCGAATTTTGGTGGCGATGAGCGGGGGAGTGGACTCCTCCGTCGCTGCCGCGCGCCTTGTGGAGGCCGGCCACGACGTCGTCGGCGTGCACCTCGCCCTGTCGAAGGACGCGCGCCAGACCCGGGAGTCCGCCCGCGGCTGCTGCTCGCTCGAGGACGCTGCCGACGCGCGCCGCGTCTGCGACAAGCTGGGCATTCCCTTCTACGTGTGGGATTTTTCGGACCGCTTCAAAGAGGACGTCATCGACGATTTCGTCGGGTCCTACGCCCGCGGCGAGACTCCGAACCCGTGCCTGCGCTGCAACGAGAAGATCAAGTTCGCTGCGTTGCTGGACCGCGCGCTCGCCCTCGGCTTCGATGCTGTGGCGACGGGGCACTATGCGCGCATCGACTCGGACGGCCACCTGCGCCGCTCCACCGACCCTCTCAAGGACCAGTCCTACGTGCTGGGTGTGCTGACCCGCGAGGAGCTGGACCACTGCATCTTCCCGGTCGGCGACACGGAGAAGCCGCAGATCCGGGAGGAAGCGGCGCGCTACGGCTTTAGCACCGCGTCGAAGCCGGACTCCTACGACATTTGCTTCATTCCGGACGGCGACACCCAGGCGTTTTTGGGCCGCTCGATCGGCCTGCGCCCGGGCATGGTGGTGGATCAGGAGGGCCGCGAGCTCAAGGAGCACGACGGCGCGTTCCAGTACACGATCGGCCAGCGTAAGGGTCTGAACATCCGGGTCCCGGCCGCCGACGGCAAGCCGCGCTACGTCACCGATGTCGACGCCTCGACTGGCACCGTCACCGTCGGTCCCCGCGAAGCTCTCCGCGTTACGACGATCGCCGCCGACCGCCTCAAAGTCCTCCACCCCGCGATGGTGGGCGCGGGTGCGGGTGTTGGCGCGAGTGCGGGCACGAAGGCTGGAGCTGGGACGGATGCTGGAGCGGGGACGGATGCTGGAGCTGGGACGGGCGAGGCTACCCGGTTTAAGGCCCTGGTCCAGATTCGCGCCCACGGCGGGGTTGTCGGCTGCACCGCGACCGTCGATGTGGCGGCAGGCAACGGTGGCGAGATGGTGCTCGAGCTGAAGGAACCGCTCGAGGGCGTGGCCCGCGGGCAGGCGGCGGTGCTGTACTTGCCGGACCCGGACGGGCTGGGTGATATCGTGCTCGGTTCGGGCACAATCTGCGGCACGGCGTAG
- a CDS encoding 3'-5' exonuclease has translation MATAVGFDASRMLSFDLETTSANPREARIVTSALVRIDGREVHATETMADPGVEIPAEAAAVHGISTERARAEGRPHEEVLRETVQAIKAAWDDGLTLIVFNAPYDLTVLRQLTGDFTVTGPVYDPLLIDRAKDRYRKGSRRLGDMCEVYGVRIDTAHEATSDAMAAARIAWKQVRQWPELTQMDTGALMEFQAVEHYKLQEDRRRYLEGRGKDASNCSPSWPMIG, from the coding sequence ATGGCTACCGCAGTAGGCTTCGATGCCTCACGCATGCTCTCGTTCGACCTCGAGACCACCTCCGCAAACCCGCGCGAGGCACGCATTGTCACGAGTGCGCTCGTGCGTATCGACGGTAGAGAGGTCCACGCCACCGAGACCATGGCGGACCCGGGGGTTGAGATCCCGGCTGAGGCAGCTGCGGTGCACGGGATTTCTACGGAGCGGGCTCGCGCCGAGGGGCGTCCACACGAGGAAGTGCTGCGGGAAACGGTGCAGGCAATTAAGGCTGCCTGGGACGACGGCCTGACCCTGATCGTGTTCAACGCGCCGTACGATCTGACGGTGCTGCGCCAGCTCACCGGTGATTTCACCGTGACTGGGCCGGTGTATGACCCGCTGTTGATTGACCGCGCGAAGGACCGCTACCGCAAGGGGTCGCGCCGCCTGGGCGACATGTGCGAGGTGTACGGCGTGCGGATTGATACCGCCCACGAGGCCACATCTGATGCCATGGCCGCCGCCCGCATCGCGTGGAAGCAGGTGCGCCAGTGGCCTGAGCTGACGCAGATGGATACCGGCGCGCTGATGGAGTTTCAGGCCGTCGAGCACTACAAACTGCAGGAGGACCGACGCCGCTACCTCGAAGGCCGCGGCAAGGATGCGTCCAACTGCTCCCCCAGCTGGCCGATGATTGGGTAG
- the ligA gene encoding NAD-dependent DNA ligase LigA translates to MSEELQDLHRQWDELAEEVRRHRDLYYNGQPVISDAEFDELFRRLQEFEEAHPEFAVPESPTMEVGAPVSDAFADVTHLERMMSLDNVFSEEEMQEWLDKTPGPYLTELKIDGLSIDLIYENGQLTRAATRGDGRVGEDITANAKVIPDIPHKLEGNYPPLVEVRGEVFIRPEDFPELNEQRIAEGGKPFANPRNTAAGGLRQKNPEDVKKRKLRMICHGIGAREGFEPETQHEAYEALAAWGFPVSEYTRRAETAAEVQEAVAYWADHRHDAIHEMDGLVIKVDSIAAQRELGATSRAPRWAVAYKYPPEEVTTKLNDIAVSIGRTGRATPFAVLEPVFVSGSTVSMATLHNQHEVKRKGVLIGDTVVIRKAGEIIPEVLGPVADLRDGTEREFVFPKDCPVCGTELAPAKEGDADWRCPNTRSCPAQLGARLEYLASRGAFDIEALGEKGARDLIASGVLEDEGCLFDLTEDDLQKSQAYTRKDGQVNAAGKKLLANLESAKEKELWRVLVALSIRHVGPTAARALAARFGSMQALVDASLEDLADTDGVGTIIAESFKDWFEVDWHQEIVRKWAAAGVRMEDEAGEDLPQTLDGLTVVVTGTLEDFTREEVKEAILSRGGKAAGSVSKKTDYVVVGENAGSKAAKAEELGRPILNEEQFKALLSGGPEALQ, encoded by the coding sequence ATGAGCGAAGAACTCCAGGACCTCCACCGCCAATGGGACGAGCTGGCGGAAGAGGTGCGCCGCCACCGGGACCTCTACTACAACGGGCAGCCCGTCATCTCGGACGCGGAGTTCGACGAGCTCTTCCGCCGCCTGCAGGAGTTCGAAGAGGCGCACCCCGAATTCGCTGTGCCGGAGTCGCCGACGATGGAGGTCGGCGCACCGGTCAGCGACGCATTCGCGGACGTCACCCACCTCGAGCGGATGATGAGCCTGGACAACGTCTTCTCTGAAGAGGAGATGCAGGAGTGGCTGGACAAAACCCCGGGCCCGTACCTCACCGAGCTGAAGATCGACGGGCTTTCCATCGACCTGATCTATGAAAACGGCCAGCTCACCCGCGCCGCCACCCGCGGCGACGGCCGCGTGGGCGAGGACATCACCGCTAACGCCAAGGTGATCCCGGACATCCCGCACAAGCTCGAGGGCAACTACCCACCGCTGGTCGAAGTCCGCGGCGAAGTATTCATCCGCCCCGAGGACTTCCCGGAGCTCAACGAGCAACGTATCGCCGAAGGCGGCAAGCCCTTCGCCAACCCCCGCAACACGGCCGCCGGCGGCCTGCGTCAAAAGAACCCGGAGGACGTGAAAAAGCGCAAGCTGCGCATGATCTGCCACGGCATCGGCGCCCGCGAGGGCTTCGAACCGGAAACGCAGCACGAGGCATACGAGGCCCTGGCCGCGTGGGGCTTTCCCGTCTCCGAGTACACGCGCCGGGCGGAGACCGCCGCGGAGGTGCAGGAAGCCGTCGCCTACTGGGCCGACCACCGACACGACGCAATCCACGAGATGGACGGCCTGGTGATCAAGGTGGACAGCATCGCCGCCCAGCGGGAGCTGGGCGCCACCTCGCGCGCCCCGCGTTGGGCGGTGGCCTACAAGTACCCGCCGGAGGAGGTGACCACCAAGCTCAACGACATCGCTGTCTCCATCGGCCGCACCGGCCGCGCCACCCCGTTCGCAGTGCTGGAGCCGGTGTTCGTCTCCGGCTCCACCGTCTCCATGGCCACCCTGCACAACCAGCACGAGGTCAAGCGCAAGGGCGTGCTGATCGGCGACACGGTGGTCATCCGCAAGGCGGGCGAGATCATCCCCGAGGTCCTCGGCCCGGTGGCGGATTTGCGCGACGGCACCGAGCGTGAGTTCGTCTTCCCCAAGGACTGCCCGGTGTGCGGCACCGAGCTCGCCCCCGCCAAGGAGGGGGACGCGGACTGGCGCTGCCCCAACACCCGCTCGTGCCCGGCGCAGCTCGGCGCGCGCCTGGAGTACCTCGCCTCCCGCGGCGCCTTCGACATCGAAGCGTTGGGCGAGAAGGGCGCGCGCGACCTCATCGCCTCCGGCGTGCTCGAGGACGAGGGCTGCCTCTTCGACCTCACCGAGGATGACCTGCAAAAATCCCAGGCCTACACCCGAAAGGACGGCCAGGTCAACGCCGCCGGCAAGAAGCTGCTTGCCAACCTGGAATCCGCCAAGGAGAAAGAACTCTGGCGCGTCCTCGTCGCCCTTTCCATCAGGCACGTGGGACCGACGGCGGCACGCGCCCTTGCGGCTCGTTTCGGGAGCATGCAGGCGCTTGTCGACGCCAGTTTGGAGGACCTCGCCGACACCGACGGCGTGGGCACGATCATCGCCGAATCATTCAAGGACTGGTTCGAGGTTGATTGGCACCAGGAGATCGTGCGCAAGTGGGCCGCCGCAGGCGTGCGCATGGAGGATGAGGCGGGCGAGGACCTTCCGCAGACCCTCGACGGCCTGACCGTCGTGGTCACCGGCACGCTCGAGGACTTCACGCGCGAGGAGGTCAAGGAGGCGATCCTCTCCCGCGGCGGCAAGGCGGCGGGCAGCGTCTCCAAGAAAACCGACTACGTGGTGGTGGGGGAGAACGCCGGCTCCAAGGCAGCGAAGGCGGAGGAACTCGGCCGCCCCATCCTCAACGAGGAGCAGTTCAAGGCGCTTCTCAGCGGCGGCCCAGAGGCGCTGCAGTAG
- a CDS encoding cysteine desulfurase family protein, with protein MSDTPTYLDHAATTPMRQCAIDAWVEHARAVNPGSQYAAGRAANAVLQQAREQVGELLGADPVEVVFTGSGTEADNIAVRGLYAARVAAGAPQRVVASTIEHPAVLESVRALEAAGAEVAWLEAGRDGHVADLAALDRPAAVAALMWANNETGAIQPVAQAAERAAAAGTPLHVDAVQAVGKVPVDAGRDGHVADLAALDRPAAVAALMWLLAKRSPGPQPLVVGGGQERGLRSGTVDVAAAAATAAALAEAVSEMEAERARVRGLRDDLVARVRAEIQGATLTTAEPALDGHAHFMFTGANADAMLMLLDGLGIEASAGSACSAGVVQLSPVLEAMGIGEEEGMGALRLTLGRTTTQADVDRLVAELPAVVERARAVGRL; from the coding sequence ATGAGTGACACTCCCACCTACCTCGACCACGCCGCCACCACCCCCATGCGCCAGTGCGCCATCGACGCCTGGGTGGAGCACGCCCGCGCCGTGAATCCGGGCAGCCAGTACGCCGCGGGGCGCGCCGCGAACGCCGTGCTGCAGCAGGCGCGCGAGCAGGTGGGGGAGCTTTTGGGCGCGGACCCGGTGGAGGTGGTGTTCACTGGCTCCGGCACCGAGGCGGACAATATCGCGGTGCGCGGTCTTTACGCGGCGCGGGTGGCTGCGGGCGCGCCGCAGCGCGTGGTGGCCAGCACGATTGAGCACCCAGCGGTGCTGGAGTCGGTGCGGGCGCTGGAGGCTGCCGGCGCGGAGGTTGCGTGGCTGGAGGCGGGCCGGGACGGGCACGTGGCGGATCTTGCCGCGCTGGATCGGCCGGCCGCGGTGGCCGCGCTGATGTGGGCGAACAACGAGACGGGCGCGATCCAGCCCGTTGCCCAGGCCGCCGAGCGCGCCGCGGCCGCAGGCACCCCGCTGCACGTCGACGCGGTGCAGGCCGTGGGCAAGGTTCCGGTGGATGCGGGCCGGGACGGGCACGTGGCGGATCTTGCCGCGCTGGATCGGCCGGCCGCGGTGGCCGCGCTGATGTGGTTGTTAGCGAAGCGATCGCCGGGGCCGCAGCCGTTGGTGGTGGGCGGCGGCCAGGAGCGGGGCTTGCGTTCCGGCACGGTGGACGTGGCGGCCGCGGCGGCGACGGCGGCGGCGCTGGCTGAAGCGGTGAGCGAAATGGAGGCGGAGCGTGCCCGGGTGCGAGGGCTGCGGGACGACTTGGTAGCGCGGGTGCGAGCGGAAATCCAGGGCGCAACCTTGACTACCGCGGAGCCCGCGCTGGACGGCCACGCGCACTTCATGTTCACCGGCGCGAATGCGGACGCGATGCTGATGCTTTTGGACGGGTTGGGGATCGAGGCCTCGGCGGGGTCCGCCTGCTCCGCGGGTGTGGTGCAGCTCAGCCCGGTGCTCGAGGCGATGGGTATCGGTGAGGAGGAAGGCATGGGCGCGCTGCGGCTCACGCTGGGCCGCACCACGACGCAGGCGGACGTGGACCGGCTGGTGGCCGAGCTGCCGGCGGTGGTGGAACGGGCGCGCGCCGTGGGGCGGTTGTAG
- a CDS encoding glycoside hydrolase family 25 protein has protein sequence MRALSSPSFSLPRGVQAVVATLVAATLALVAAVVPQRAEALPALTLPGLVSGVDVAGHQRPGGAPINWRSVAGPGGQQFAFVKASEGVGWKNVFYDEDARAAADAGMQVGAYHYARPMEDPIAQARYFADVINAGPALTLPPVLDLEVDEGLGPIALAAWTTVFLNELELRTGKRPMIYTYRYFWYEHMNNTNAFTSYPLWLAAYQNQPPRPVGGWDKLSFWQRSDSGRVAGINTPVDMNLFNGNAAQLGDFAAGNLRAGGGVLETFQVPDSGELRVLEQDNTKLVLAILGLAAGVLGLSQLADAASQAGFNPTDAGNIAGLVQQLANRGELPLEDLAKMIAGQYQIGDLLILLDNAAK, from the coding sequence ATGCGTGCCCTCTCATCGCCTTCTTTCTCCTTGCCTCGTGGTGTTCAAGCTGTCGTCGCAACGCTTGTTGCAGCGACCTTGGCGCTGGTAGCGGCCGTCGTCCCGCAACGCGCGGAGGCGCTGCCGGCGCTGACATTGCCGGGGCTGGTGTCCGGGGTGGACGTGGCGGGGCACCAGCGGCCGGGCGGGGCGCCGATCAACTGGCGCTCGGTTGCGGGCCCGGGCGGGCAGCAGTTCGCGTTTGTGAAGGCCTCCGAGGGCGTGGGCTGGAAGAACGTGTTCTACGACGAGGACGCCCGCGCCGCCGCCGACGCCGGGATGCAGGTCGGTGCCTACCACTACGCGCGCCCGATGGAGGATCCGATCGCGCAGGCCCGCTACTTCGCGGACGTGATCAACGCCGGCCCGGCGCTCACGCTGCCCCCGGTGCTGGACCTGGAGGTAGACGAGGGCCTCGGCCCCATCGCGCTCGCCGCCTGGACCACCGTGTTCCTCAACGAGCTGGAGCTGCGCACGGGCAAGCGGCCGATGATCTACACCTACCGCTACTTCTGGTACGAGCACATGAACAACACCAACGCGTTCACCTCGTACCCGCTGTGGCTCGCCGCTTACCAGAACCAGCCGCCGCGGCCGGTGGGCGGATGGGACAAGCTCTCCTTCTGGCAGCGCAGCGACTCCGGGCGCGTGGCCGGCATCAACACCCCGGTGGACATGAACCTGTTCAACGGCAACGCGGCGCAGCTGGGCGACTTCGCGGCCGGCAACCTGCGCGCGGGCGGCGGCGTGCTGGAGACCTTCCAGGTGCCGGACTCGGGTGAGCTGCGCGTGCTCGAGCAGGACAACACCAAACTCGTGCTGGCTATTCTGGGCCTCGCCGCGGGCGTGCTGGGGCTTTCCCAGCTTGCGGACGCCGCCTCCCAAGCCGGCTTCAACCCCACCGACGCCGGCAACATCGCGGGCCTGGTCCAGCAGCTGGCCAACCGCGGCGAGCTGCCGCTCGAGGACCTGGCGAAGATGATCGCGGGCCAGTACCAGATCGGCGACCTGCTGATCCTCCTGGACAACGCCGCGAAGTAG
- a CDS encoding spermidine synthase: protein MAAKSEFHEIDTGVAEVLHEPDGSMVLLVNGVPSSHIVPGDPERLDFEYMRWIADFLDAAYPAGARPKARLTHLGGGACTLARYFAHAWPGSRSTVVEIDSELAILARTLFDVPRAPAVKIRTADAREATDGFKPATRDVIIRDVFTSATTPRSLTTVEFYRAARTSLADDGFYLANCGSHANLKEAKDELAGMCEVWPHVAAIADPPMLKGRRYGNIVLIGANRPLEASPELTRNLLKGAVPAKFAPEEWCRALARQGTARGDEGAAKGTS, encoded by the coding sequence ATGGCGGCAAAAAGCGAGTTTCACGAGATCGATACCGGTGTCGCCGAGGTGCTGCACGAACCGGACGGCTCCATGGTGCTGCTGGTCAACGGGGTGCCCAGCTCCCACATCGTGCCCGGCGACCCGGAGCGGCTCGATTTCGAGTACATGCGCTGGATCGCCGACTTCCTCGACGCGGCCTACCCGGCCGGTGCCCGCCCGAAGGCGCGCCTGACCCACCTCGGCGGCGGCGCCTGCACCCTCGCGCGCTACTTCGCGCACGCGTGGCCGGGTTCGCGCAGCACCGTGGTGGAGATCGACTCGGAGCTGGCCATCCTCGCTCGCACGCTTTTCGACGTTCCCCGGGCACCCGCCGTGAAAATCCGCACCGCCGACGCCCGCGAGGCAACCGACGGCTTCAAACCCGCCACCCGCGACGTGATCATCCGCGACGTGTTCACCTCCGCCACTACCCCGCGCTCCCTGACCACGGTGGAGTTCTACCGCGCCGCGCGCACGAGCCTTGCCGACGACGGCTTCTACCTCGCCAACTGCGGCTCCCACGCCAACTTGAAGGAGGCCAAGGATGAGCTGGCCGGCATGTGCGAGGTCTGGCCGCACGTCGCAGCCATCGCGGACCCGCCCATGTTGAAGGGCCGCCGCTACGGCAACATCGTGCTCATCGGGGCGAACCGGCCGCTGGAGGCCTCGCCCGAGCTGACCCGGAACCTGCTTAAAGGCGCGGTGCCGGCGAAGTTCGCCCCCGAGGAATGGTGCCGCGCGCTGGCCAGGCAGGGCACGGCCCGCGGGGATGAGGGGGCGGCAAAGGGAACGTCGTAA
- a CDS encoding methionine synthase — protein MSAPHTPAPGRTPPTGRTPTTGHTPLAFGLGPVPGTTPADFEEAADIILSETPLPHIPQLPARGVGSDAVGRTAALLDIPIDRGPRGWRVAPRPSTRAMYTDRLERDLDILEELWAGKTTQVKTQLVGPWTLAAEIEMANGHRMITDPGALRDITEALVEAVAAHRRSVEKRLAPTVLQLDEPRLADIMRGTLPGTTEFETIPAFPEPEERLAPFEALLNAPLLIDVPWQTAKHPDNQHLDQLARLLDRGSRVAFPAMPRATFLRLFDELQLDPAECALDVYATAGTTLAETATSYRAAREMAEGIR, from the coding sequence GTGTCAGCACCCCACACCCCAGCCCCCGGCCGCACCCCACCAACCGGCCGCACCCCAACAACCGGCCACACCCCGCTCGCGTTCGGCCTCGGACCGGTCCCCGGCACCACGCCCGCGGACTTCGAGGAAGCGGCGGACATCATCCTCTCTGAGACCCCGCTGCCGCACATCCCACAGCTTCCGGCACGCGGGGTCGGCTCGGATGCCGTCGGTCGCACGGCGGCGCTGCTGGATATCCCGATCGACCGGGGCCCGCGCGGCTGGCGCGTCGCACCCCGCCCGTCCACTCGCGCGATGTACACGGACCGCTTGGAGAGAGACCTGGACATCCTCGAGGAACTCTGGGCGGGCAAAACCACGCAGGTAAAAACCCAGCTGGTCGGCCCGTGGACGCTTGCAGCGGAGATCGAAATGGCCAACGGCCACCGCATGATCACAGACCCCGGCGCGCTCCGCGATATCACTGAGGCGCTGGTGGAGGCGGTTGCGGCGCATCGAAGGAGCGTCGAAAAGCGTCTTGCCCCGACCGTGCTCCAGCTGGACGAGCCGCGCCTGGCCGACATCATGCGCGGCACCCTGCCCGGCACCACGGAGTTCGAAACCATCCCCGCTTTCCCGGAGCCGGAGGAGCGGCTTGCACCGTTCGAGGCGCTGCTCAACGCACCTTTGCTTATCGACGTTCCCTGGCAGACCGCCAAGCACCCGGACAACCAGCACCTAGATCAGCTCGCGCGTTTGCTCGACCGCGGATCCCGCGTGGCGTTCCCAGCCATGCCGCGTGCCACGTTTCTGCGCCTGTTCGACGAGCTGCAGCTCGACCCGGCGGAGTGTGCGCTCGATGTATACGCGACGGCTGGCACAACCCTGGCCGAGACCGCCACGAGCTACCGCGCCGCCCGCGAGATGGCGGAGGGGATCCGCTGA
- a CDS encoding cyclase family protein: protein MTTLNSFQQTVLGAQRVDLTHQVHAEIPRFPAFEPMRERTVNTIAEHRFWAKEYTFATPYGTHIDAPGHFAEGKRLVDAIGADELILPLFVLHLESEVESNPDYEVTVEAIQAFEAEHGEIPEGSFVAFSSGWHSRWDDPAAFVNHDENGVQHTPGWSLDALKFLVEERKVAAVGHETLDTDAGVTAAEKGFLYGELYILEQDIYQVEVMNNLDQVPATGAVIVVGPANIQGAPSITSRVFALFA, encoded by the coding sequence ATGACTACGTTGAACAGCTTCCAGCAGACGGTCCTCGGCGCGCAGCGTGTGGACCTCACCCACCAGGTTCATGCGGAGATTCCCCGTTTCCCGGCGTTCGAGCCGATGCGGGAACGCACCGTGAACACCATCGCGGAGCACCGCTTCTGGGCCAAGGAATACACCTTTGCCACCCCATACGGCACGCATATCGACGCACCCGGGCACTTCGCCGAGGGCAAGAGGCTTGTCGACGCCATCGGAGCCGACGAACTCATCCTTCCCCTGTTTGTCCTGCACCTGGAGAGCGAGGTGGAGAGCAACCCGGACTATGAGGTGACCGTGGAGGCTATCCAGGCATTCGAAGCGGAGCACGGCGAAATTCCGGAAGGCAGCTTCGTCGCGTTCTCCAGCGGCTGGCACTCCCGCTGGGATGACCCCGCCGCGTTTGTGAACCACGACGAAAACGGGGTGCAGCACACCCCCGGCTGGTCTCTCGATGCTCTGAAGTTCCTCGTGGAGGAGCGCAAGGTGGCCGCGGTAGGCCACGAAACGCTGGATACGGATGCCGGCGTGACAGCGGCAGAAAAGGGCTTCCTCTACGGCGAGCTGTACATCCTAGAGCAGGACATTTACCAGGTTGAGGTGATGAACAACCTGGACCAGGTGCCCGCGACCGGCGCCGTGATCGTCGTCGGCCCCGCCAACATCCAGGGTGCGCCGAGCATCACCTCTCGGGTGTTCGCGCTCTTTGCTTAA
- a CDS encoding HNH endonuclease signature motif containing protein — protein sequence MSITQLVDDALAAMRALADAMDDPSNLHFDEIHEDLERFESVTSLKAATDVSFAFICDRDGAGRHVGATYPNEYLKRKLGLSKAEAASRLSRARDMYGPEPVPEPESEPDDPATPGEETTDPNEETPSQEKSDEDPQPTSKAKTRRKSRSVSEEKQRIINRALVDLTDRAACERHRIVGEAMAYAIDHAPEDVRRFTERLVKQANAAHAPIDPNATWDARSMSQLRERYDGTFEGTVILPPGDAALWAALTESGNAPGINFDGPSQEDSRTPNQRRYDQLRAILQSYENARQSQHRGAASVVLSITMDDLEDATSDTAFPTNTGIDLTATDILRLGLNGTDFIVQFDRVTNLPLSMGKTRLATVAQRIALLAMQGVCAWTGCSKPFTQAEIHHIIPYIEGGPTDIDNLIGLCRQHHGHNNDRRDGSDGRHHVDRDPESNRVGVVAPDGSIEFNDSLGTHDSAGHKLRQRAATRQRPAPTEPDPPLFPAPPPPAARGQHPHGPNTRHPAHVGGQPASAGTPYFDDEPIPERPPGWPF from the coding sequence ATGAGCATCACGCAGCTTGTCGACGACGCACTGGCAGCAATGCGCGCGCTCGCAGACGCCATGGACGACCCCTCCAACCTGCATTTCGACGAGATACATGAGGATCTTGAAAGGTTTGAGAGCGTCACATCCCTCAAAGCTGCTACCGATGTGAGTTTTGCGTTTATCTGCGACAGAGACGGTGCAGGCAGACATGTCGGTGCCACCTACCCGAACGAATATCTGAAGCGAAAGCTGGGCCTGTCCAAGGCCGAGGCAGCCAGCCGGCTTAGCCGCGCACGGGACATGTACGGCCCGGAACCCGTTCCGGAGCCGGAGTCCGAGCCGGATGACCCCGCCACGCCGGGCGAGGAAACCACTGATCCGAACGAGGAAACGCCGTCTCAAGAGAAGTCGGACGAGGATCCGCAACCCACTAGCAAGGCGAAGACCCGTCGCAAGTCCCGGTCGGTGAGCGAGGAGAAGCAGCGCATCATCAACCGCGCGCTCGTTGACCTCACCGATCGCGCAGCGTGCGAGCGCCACCGCATTGTCGGCGAAGCTATGGCGTACGCGATTGATCACGCCCCCGAGGATGTCCGCCGCTTCACCGAGCGCCTGGTCAAGCAGGCGAATGCCGCGCACGCACCGATCGACCCCAACGCGACGTGGGACGCGCGGAGCATGAGCCAGCTGCGCGAGCGTTACGACGGCACCTTCGAGGGCACCGTCATCTTGCCGCCGGGCGACGCCGCACTTTGGGCCGCGCTGACCGAGTCGGGCAACGCGCCCGGCATCAACTTCGACGGTCCCTCCCAGGAGGATTCCCGCACCCCCAACCAGCGTCGTTATGACCAACTGCGCGCCATCTTGCAGTCGTACGAGAATGCACGGCAGTCCCAGCACCGCGGCGCGGCTTCGGTAGTCCTGTCTATCACGATGGACGACCTCGAAGATGCCACCTCCGACACCGCGTTTCCGACGAATACCGGCATCGACCTCACGGCTACCGACATTCTTCGTCTGGGGCTGAACGGTACGGACTTCATCGTCCAGTTCGACCGTGTGACCAACCTGCCGCTTTCCATGGGCAAGACCCGGCTTGCCACCGTTGCGCAAAGGATAGCGTTGCTGGCGATGCAGGGAGTGTGCGCGTGGACCGGGTGTTCCAAGCCATTCACCCAGGCAGAGATCCACCACATCATCCCCTACATCGAGGGCGGACCAACCGACATCGACAACCTCATCGGGTTATGTCGCCAACACCACGGCCATAACAACGACAGAAGGGATGGATCGGACGGCAGGCACCATGTGGACCGAGATCCCGAAAGCAATCGCGTCGGCGTCGTGGCACCGGACGGATCAATTGAATTCAACGATTCTCTGGGTACGCATGATTCGGCGGGCCACAAGCTACGGCAGCGCGCCGCGACTCGCCAACGCCCCGCGCCGACCGAGCCCGATCCACCGCTCTTTCCCGCACCGCCACCACCCGCGGCGCGTGGTCAGCATCCCCATGGCCCGAACACCCGGCACCCCGCGCATGTAGGCGGACAACCTGCATCTGCAGGGACCCCCTACTTTGACGACGAACCAATACCCGAACGCCCACCCGGATGGCCGTTCTAG